The following nucleotide sequence is from Gemmatimonadaceae bacterium.
GCTCGCCTCCACGTCGCTGCGGACGGTGCTTGACCTCTTCTTCGCCGATGATGTGTTTCGCCAGGAGTTCGAGCGCGCCCCCGGTTCGACCAGCGGGCATCACGCACAGGTCGGCGGACTGCTGCTGCACAGCATCGAAGTCGCCACGATTGCGCAGGGCATCGCCCGCACGATGCACGCCAACGTGGAACTCGTCACCGTGGCCGCGTTGCTGCACGACGTCGGCAAGGTGGAGTCATATCACGTCAGCCCCGCCGGCTTCGGCCACACCACGGCCGGGCACCTTCTGGGCCACATCGTGCTCGGCACGATGATGCTCGACCGGCGCCTGCGCACCCTGCCCCCGGGCACCATCACGCCCGACCAGGAACTCGAACTGCAGCACTTCATTCAGTCGCATCACGGATCGCTCGAGTTCGGCGCTGCCGTGCCACCGATGACGCTTGAAGCGGAAATCCTGCACTGGGCCGACCAGGCCTCGGCAAAGGCCGCCGATGTCACGGACACGCTGGCGAACGATGAGCATTTCGGGGACGACGCGTTCACCCTCAAGCGGCCTTGGCCCGTACAGAAACGGCTCTGGCGCCGGCCGCACGGATGGGAGTAATCTCCCAGGGGTCCGACGGAGACAGGCACCCGCAACGCTGGCGCATGCTGGCGTTGCTGTCGGTATCGCAGTTGCTCGGCATGTCGCTGTGGTTCGCCGGCAGCGCCGTGGCGCCGCAGTTGCAGCGGGCCTGGCAATTGGATGGCGCCGAGGTGGCGTGGCTCACCATTGCGGTGCAGCTGGGGTTTGTCGCGGGAACGGCGCTGTCGGCGCTGCTGAATCTCGCGGATGTCGTGCCCGCCCGCACGCTCTTTGCGGCGTCAGCGTTCAGCGGCGCCCTGTTCCA
It contains:
- a CDS encoding HD domain-containing protein; this encodes MLDLSKLHPGDRVQHELLVLDRADKETRDGKPFARLTLGNSTGRIETAPVWSEQLPWVAGAEKGKIVQAIGTVGEYQGKRQLTLTAPLRVLPASAASAEQFLPRVARRTEELWAWIDQQRATLASTSLRTVLDLFFADDVFRQEFERAPGSTSGHHAQVGGLLLHSIEVATIAQGIARTMHANVELVTVAALLHDVGKVESYHVSPAGFGHTTAGHLLGHIVLGTMMLDRRLRTLPPGTITPDQELELQHFIQSHHGSLEFGAAVPPMTLEAEILHWADQASAKAADVTDTLANDEHFGDDAFTLKRPWPVQKRLWRRPHGWE